The Sphingobacterium bambusae genome includes a window with the following:
- a CDS encoding rhomboid family intramembrane serine protease — MKESALKTFWRDTYQGQSPVPFIISVQVLLFVLIHLFELIQDIGLVNFSLYNYVSNELTLPLSFLQFIEQPWSLLSYSFVYTGLLSLIFDCLWLFWMGNTFLNFLNRRQFLFVYISSILVGGLIYPALGMIPVFQHSTQLSFQGASFALGALVASIATLVPRSEIRLILFGNVSLKNIALVYVVLSVIFIGLVNKAGAITFLFIALWGLLFTRALQQGNDFSLFFQLRKRSKLKVVYKGKVSKSTYTYRHQSDLPNQEEIDEILDKISVEGYESLTSQEKEVLFKASKDEQ; from the coding sequence ATGAAAGAAAGCGCGTTAAAGACATTTTGGCGGGACACCTATCAGGGTCAATCACCTGTACCTTTTATTATTTCGGTGCAGGTTCTTCTGTTTGTGCTCATCCATCTTTTTGAACTGATCCAAGATATTGGGCTGGTCAATTTCTCTTTATACAACTATGTGAGCAATGAGCTTACGCTACCGCTTTCTTTTCTCCAGTTTATAGAGCAACCTTGGAGCCTACTTAGTTACTCTTTTGTATATACGGGCTTGCTCAGTCTTATTTTCGACTGCCTGTGGCTATTTTGGATGGGCAACACCTTTCTTAACTTCTTAAACAGAAGGCAATTTTTGTTTGTTTACATCTCATCTATTCTCGTTGGCGGGCTCATTTATCCGGCATTAGGTATGATTCCTGTGTTTCAACATAGTACGCAGCTGTCCTTTCAAGGCGCATCGTTTGCATTAGGGGCGCTCGTTGCCTCAATAGCCACCTTGGTACCTCGCTCGGAAATCCGCCTCATTCTGTTTGGCAATGTTTCCTTGAAAAATATCGCGCTGGTATACGTCGTACTTTCTGTAATATTCATCGGACTAGTCAATAAGGCCGGCGCAATTACCTTTCTGTTTATTGCCCTTTGGGGACTTCTCTTCACGCGAGCACTGCAACAGGGCAATGACTTCAGCTTATTTTTCCAACTACGGAAACGCTCCAAATTGAAAGTCGTATATAAAGGGAAAGTATCCAAATCTACATATACATACAGACACCAGTCAGACCTGCCCAACCAAGAAGAGATCGATGAAATTTTGGATAAAATTTCAGTAGAAGGCTACGAAAGCTTAACTTCACAAGAAAAAGAAGTGCTTTTCAAAGCAAGTAAAGACGAGCAGTAA